One stretch of Halobacillus litoralis DNA includes these proteins:
- a CDS encoding GGDEF domain-containing protein yields MKSNYLRWMLVIYIVLGTLMGIIFSLVLNKFIPIPEQLFFFFMIASVFAGALLGIINYLVYFHFTKVFIRHVNQVLDSVRNGDLSARTKFRSGGIIGELNRNINKTLINLERSQNTILHDDLTGIPNSKALQQRFLNDEESGAGALLFIDVDEFKRINDTYGHVIGDEILKAIAAVLEEAVKGDGQVYRLSGDEFVILQKMQGGESAHELSARIHHAFHEPFHQNGHQIPVSISIGIGEFEFGQKDFISILDEADQAMYKEKYRRKWRIQS; encoded by the coding sequence ATGAAATCGAATTATTTACGGTGGATGCTCGTCATCTATATCGTTCTCGGGACTCTCATGGGCATCATTTTTTCGCTTGTCCTCAATAAGTTCATCCCTATCCCTGAGCAGCTGTTCTTCTTCTTCATGATCGCTTCGGTCTTTGCAGGGGCACTGCTTGGGATAATCAACTATCTGGTTTATTTTCACTTCACAAAAGTTTTCATCCGTCACGTGAATCAGGTGTTGGACTCCGTTAGAAACGGGGACCTGTCAGCAAGGACGAAGTTCCGTTCTGGAGGCATCATCGGAGAATTGAACAGGAACATCAATAAGACGCTCATCAATTTGGAGCGCTCCCAGAACACCATCCTTCATGATGATCTGACCGGGATCCCGAACAGCAAGGCATTACAGCAGCGTTTTCTGAACGATGAGGAGAGCGGTGCCGGTGCGCTGTTGTTCATTGATGTGGATGAATTCAAAAGGATCAATGATACATACGGTCACGTGATTGGAGATGAAATACTCAAAGCCATCGCAGCTGTCCTGGAGGAAGCGGTGAAAGGGGACGGGCAAGTGTATCGGCTGAGTGGTGATGAATTTGTCATCCTTCAAAAAATGCAGGGCGGGGAAAGTGCGCATGAATTGTCTGCCCGCATCCATCATGCTTTTCATGAACCGTTCCATCAAAATGGTCACCAGATCCCTGTCAGCATCAGTATCGGCATAGGTGAATTCGAATTTGGACAAAAGGATTTTATCAGCATTTTGGATGAGGCGGACCAGGCGATGTATAAAGAAAAATATAGGCGTAAATGGAGGATCCAATCCTAA
- a CDS encoding EAL domain-containing protein, with protein MDPLDILGNLHKIRPVFQPIVSAINQDVIGHEVLARYEENGEWHSLGPFFLDPDVPEEFKVEVDQHVLRLAIEQVLEKGTDGLLFINRNAKQLMINDGEDLMQSLLEYEEKGLDMNRVVIEVTEHDFDEDFETLNHLLLYYKTYGIQIAVDHVGAKSSNIDRIRQLEPHILKIDTRIIRQQNGDTFHDIMFSLSMLAHRIGAALLFENIEDDYQLYFAWKHGSRYYQGFYLGYPAFQPVTRESLALNIGERMAGYVQREKSLLQKRHDFIKAWEKKVKKLLPKWEGPKKADAFIEGVTEEFDDESFRMFVCHIDGQQVSSNFRKKTDVWELEPHKRGSNWAFRPYFLENVMQMKALNTGLLSGLYSDIETKEMVRTFSFPLTDQHFLFIDLRYAYLYEHECLLA; from the coding sequence ATGGATCCACTCGATATCTTAGGCAACTTACATAAAATCAGACCAGTCTTCCAGCCGATCGTCAGCGCGATCAATCAGGACGTCATCGGCCATGAAGTGCTGGCGCGTTACGAAGAAAATGGGGAATGGCACAGTTTAGGTCCTTTTTTCCTTGATCCCGACGTTCCGGAAGAATTCAAAGTCGAAGTCGATCAGCATGTACTGAGACTGGCCATCGAACAGGTTTTGGAAAAAGGCACCGATGGGTTGTTGTTCATCAACCGCAATGCGAAGCAGCTGATGATCAATGACGGGGAAGATCTCATGCAGTCGCTCCTTGAGTATGAAGAGAAAGGGCTGGACATGAACCGGGTCGTCATCGAAGTCACCGAGCACGATTTCGATGAGGATTTCGAGACGTTGAACCATTTGCTTCTCTATTATAAAACGTATGGCATCCAAATTGCTGTCGACCATGTAGGAGCGAAGAGCTCGAACATCGACCGCATCCGTCAGCTGGAGCCACATATTCTGAAGATCGACACGAGAATCATCCGGCAGCAGAACGGGGACACGTTCCATGACATCATGTTCTCGCTGTCGATGCTTGCCCACAGGATCGGGGCGGCACTCCTTTTTGAAAACATAGAAGATGACTACCAGCTCTATTTCGCATGGAAACATGGCAGCCGTTATTATCAAGGGTTCTATCTCGGATACCCTGCGTTCCAGCCGGTTACCCGGGAGTCGCTCGCCTTGAATATCGGTGAGCGGATGGCGGGTTACGTCCAACGTGAAAAAAGCCTGCTGCAGAAGCGCCATGATTTCATCAAAGCATGGGAGAAAAAAGTGAAGAAACTTCTGCCCAAGTGGGAAGGTCCGAAGAAGGCGGACGCTTTCATCGAAGGTGTCACAGAGGAGTTCGATGACGAAAGCTTCCGGATGTTCGTCTGCCATATCGACGGGCAGCAAGTGTCCTCGAACTTCAGGAAAAAGACGGATGTATGGGAACTGGAACCGCACAAACGTGGATCCAACTGGGCCTTCCGTCCATACTTCCTAGAAAACGTCATGCAGATGAAAGCCCTCAATACCGGCTTGCTTTCTGGTCTTTATTCCGATATCGAAACGAAGGAAATGGTGAGGACGTTCAGTTTTCCTCTGACGGATCAACACTTCCTTTTCATCGACTTGAGGTATGCCTACCTCTATGAGCACGAGTGTCTGCTTGCCTAA
- a CDS encoding SPOR domain-containing protein, translated as MLDLPRMISPPSPPEEDTLYRVIAGSFRNRANAQQQIETLAAQGFTGIIVPTTISGSTYYRVQTGAFSNEENAKEQVERLKRIGITDAFIVRGDDAPAPPQPEPEEPEESLYRVIAGSFQNRVNAEQRVGTLSQNGIDSFIVPTEINGVTYFRVQAGAYADRENAEAQVERLNSIGITDAFIVTGDSTPPTEPPVDDGGYKILGDMYLTACQLDTYAKTVNPDAPDLGRFYLKYGEAYGIRGDVAYAQALNETNYFRFTGDVRADQNNYAGIGATGGGVRGATFETPEKGVHAHIQHLYAYASMDPIPDGFEKVDPRFDLVTRGIAPTWTRLNGRWAVPGDTYGQLILQLHERNINFVLQAMDEQRVQLNDVLDEI; from the coding sequence ATGCTCGATTTGCCGAGAATGATAAGCCCACCGTCTCCACCGGAGGAGGACACATTATACCGTGTCATCGCCGGATCGTTCCGAAACCGAGCGAATGCCCAACAACAGATTGAAACACTCGCCGCCCAGGGGTTCACTGGGATTATCGTACCAACGACCATTTCAGGGTCAACGTATTACCGTGTGCAAACAGGCGCTTTTTCTAATGAAGAAAACGCGAAAGAACAGGTGGAGCGTCTCAAGCGCATCGGAATTACGGATGCCTTTATCGTACGCGGAGATGATGCCCCTGCCCCACCACAGCCGGAACCGGAAGAGCCTGAAGAGAGCTTGTATCGCGTCATCGCCGGTTCCTTTCAAAACCGCGTGAATGCGGAACAACGAGTAGGAACCCTCTCACAAAATGGCATCGATAGCTTCATCGTGCCGACCGAAATCAACGGTGTGACCTATTTCCGCGTCCAGGCAGGAGCCTATGCGGACAGGGAAAACGCCGAAGCCCAAGTAGAACGACTCAATTCCATTGGTATCACGGATGCTTTCATTGTCACAGGAGACTCGACACCGCCAACGGAACCTCCCGTCGACGACGGCGGTTACAAAATCCTCGGTGACATGTATTTGACGGCCTGCCAGCTCGACACTTACGCGAAAACCGTCAACCCAGACGCTCCGGACCTCGGCCGCTTCTATTTGAAATACGGAGAAGCTTACGGCATCCGCGGTGACGTCGCTTATGCCCAGGCACTCAACGAAACCAACTACTTCCGCTTTACCGGAGATGTGAGAGCGGATCAGAACAACTATGCCGGTATCGGCGCGACTGGTGGTGGTGTTCGAGGAGCCACTTTCGAAACACCAGAAAAAGGCGTCCACGCCCACATCCAGCACCTCTATGCCTATGCATCAATGGATCCGATTCCAGACGGATTTGAAAAAGTCGACCCGCGCTTCGACCTCGTTACCCGCGGGATCGCACCGACGTGGACCCGCTTGAACGGCCGATGGGCTGTACCTGGGGATACGTATGGTCAACTGATTTTGCAGCTTCATGAGCGGAATATCAATTTTGTGCTACAAGCGATGGATGAGCAGCGTGTGCAGTTGAATGATGTGCTTGATGAGATATAA
- a CDS encoding toast rack family protein, with translation MKKLFKTLVGASTLMTLAGCSFVHAGEQVEETQRVQQDEANQLQVDIDMGVGELTLGTGSEDWLEGSFLYPESYLIPELSYQNETIKLTQAKVKKKFINNQKSEWDVLLTNRIPVDLSIQTGAAESTLDLKAAKLQNLSLEAGVGELIVDLSGDYEESFDVKMETGVGESTVYLPQRTGVKITAEKGIGEITTDGLTKMGDSWVNEAYDSSETHIHIDAEIGVGDLTFIVK, from the coding sequence ATGAAGAAGTTATTCAAAACTCTGGTTGGCGCGAGTACCTTAATGACATTGGCGGGATGTTCATTCGTTCATGCTGGTGAACAGGTGGAAGAAACCCAACGAGTCCAGCAAGATGAGGCAAATCAACTACAAGTGGACATCGATATGGGTGTCGGAGAGCTTACGTTAGGTACAGGATCGGAAGACTGGCTGGAAGGGTCGTTCCTTTACCCTGAAAGCTATTTGATTCCAGAGCTTTCCTATCAGAACGAAACGATCAAGCTTACGCAGGCTAAAGTGAAAAAGAAGTTCATCAATAATCAAAAGAGTGAGTGGGACGTTCTCTTAACTAACCGTATTCCTGTCGACTTATCCATCCAAACGGGTGCTGCGGAATCCACACTTGACCTGAAAGCGGCGAAGTTACAGAACCTCTCCCTCGAAGCGGGTGTAGGTGAATTGATTGTCGATCTATCCGGCGATTATGAGGAAAGCTTTGATGTAAAAATGGAAACAGGAGTTGGGGAAAGCACCGTTTACCTGCCTCAAAGAACCGGTGTGAAAATTACAGCAGAGAAAGGCATCGGCGAGATCACAACGGATGGTCTAACAAAAATGGGAGATTCATGGGTGAACGAAGCCTATGATTCCAGTGAAACACACATTCATATCGATGCTGAAATAGGAGTCGGGGACTTAACGTTCATTGTGAAATAA
- a CDS encoding N-acetylmuramoyl-L-alanine amidase has translation MKTVVIDAGHGGSDPGATYRGFQEKTFNLSIAMNVQRILSLNYEVRVLMTRTTDVTLSLEARTSLANQENADFFLSIHNNAAGGSGFESYIYNGPLMPNTQTYQNIIHDTTYRTIQGYNVRDRGKKKCQFFCIERNGYELPAHRSPVRRQPRRSCTFEEFRLHQ, from the coding sequence ATGAAAACTGTTGTTATAGATGCTGGTCACGGAGGGTCTGATCCTGGTGCAACCTATCGCGGATTCCAGGAGAAGACCTTCAATTTGTCTATCGCCATGAATGTCCAACGCATCCTTTCTTTGAATTATGAAGTGAGAGTTCTGATGACACGAACGACAGACGTTACGTTATCCCTCGAAGCCCGTACAAGTCTTGCAAATCAAGAGAACGCTGACTTTTTCCTATCGATTCACAACAATGCAGCCGGAGGAAGCGGATTCGAATCCTATATTTATAACGGCCCGTTGATGCCCAATACACAAACCTACCAAAATATCATCCACGACACCACTTACCGTACAATTCAAGGGTACAATGTACGCGACCGCGGGAAAAAAAAGTGCCAATTTTTTTGTATTGAGAGAAACGGATATGAGCTCCCTGCTCATCGAAGTCCTGTTCGTCGACAACCCCGGCGATCTTGCACTTTTGAGGAATTCCGCCTTCATCAATGA
- a CDS encoding N-acetylmuramoyl-L-alanine amidase: protein MRETDMSSLLIEVLFVDNPGDLALLRNSAFINDVSRGIAEGVADARFAENDKPTVSTGGGHIIPCHRRIVPKPSECPTTD from the coding sequence TTGAGAGAAACGGATATGAGCTCCCTGCTCATCGAAGTCCTGTTCGTCGACAACCCCGGCGATCTTGCACTTTTGAGGAATTCCGCCTTCATCAATGATGTGAGCCGAGGGATTGCAGAAGGCGTCGCGGATGCTCGATTTGCCGAGAATGATAAGCCCACCGTCTCCACCGGAGGAGGACACATTATACCGTGTCATCGCCGGATCGTTCCGAAACCGAGCGAATGCCCAACAACAGATTGA
- a CDS encoding GNAT family N-acetyltransferase, with product MNLSVQTMTYEYAEESLRWTYEPPYDFYNVELSEEALAERLDGSYRTVMDEDGALIGFFCTGESAKVPAGVKDGVYAEAAVDMGLGMHPSLTGQGNGGLFGKKVLAQIQQENEGIPIRLSVATFNKRAIRLYENMGFVEQASFQTDACPFITMIKE from the coding sequence TTGAATCTTTCAGTACAAACAATGACGTATGAATATGCGGAAGAATCTCTCCGGTGGACGTACGAGCCGCCTTACGATTTTTATAACGTGGAACTGTCTGAAGAGGCGCTTGCCGAGCGGTTGGACGGAAGTTATCGTACGGTAATGGATGAGGATGGAGCACTCATCGGTTTCTTCTGTACGGGAGAGAGTGCGAAAGTTCCGGCCGGTGTGAAGGATGGCGTCTACGCGGAAGCGGCGGTCGACATGGGACTTGGCATGCACCCTTCGCTTACGGGGCAGGGGAACGGGGGTCTTTTTGGGAAAAAGGTCCTTGCCCAAATCCAGCAGGAAAACGAAGGGATTCCCATCCGACTTTCGGTGGCCACCTTCAACAAGCGGGCCATCCGTCTGTATGAAAACATGGGCTTTGTCGAACAAGCTTCATTTCAGACGGATGCGTGTCCCTTCATTACGATGATCAAAGAATAA
- a CDS encoding methyl-accepting chemotaxis protein has product MSVNKDLMFEAAERNLAMIQFGTDRRVSYVNDIFSSTMQFKSTEDMIGLHHKNFCFDDFARSREYDTFWNELLSGRSFQDKIERKDAKGHRVWLEATYMPVYEGAEIVGVMKVATDITKRQSEITEVVDNLKEMSFTLNTRAEEGVRQHEELNLKINEIAAKSKGNTDILIDLRAQAEEIQGVVKTIRDIAAQTNLLSLNAAIEAARAGEHGRGFDVVAKEVRKLSTKVEESIGEVRENIDNITKEISNITAGTEQIGKDVESSQTQIIEASAGYKEVVGSAESLKREAEALSGII; this is encoded by the coding sequence ATGAGTGTGAATAAAGATTTAATGTTTGAAGCGGCGGAGAGGAATCTGGCGATGATTCAATTCGGGACAGACCGGAGAGTCTCTTACGTGAATGATATCTTTTCTTCAACGATGCAGTTCAAATCGACCGAGGATATGATCGGTTTACATCATAAGAACTTTTGTTTTGATGATTTTGCCAGAAGTAGAGAGTACGATACGTTCTGGAACGAGTTGCTGAGCGGGCGCAGTTTTCAGGATAAAATTGAGCGTAAGGATGCGAAAGGCCATCGTGTCTGGCTTGAAGCTACATACATGCCGGTTTATGAAGGCGCTGAAATCGTCGGTGTGATGAAAGTCGCGACAGATATCACCAAACGTCAGAGTGAAATTACTGAAGTGGTCGACAATTTGAAAGAAATGTCTTTCACCTTGAATACAAGGGCCGAAGAAGGGGTCCGCCAACACGAAGAATTGAACCTCAAAATCAATGAAATCGCTGCCAAATCGAAAGGGAATACCGATATCCTCATAGATTTACGTGCGCAAGCGGAAGAGATCCAGGGAGTCGTGAAGACGATCCGGGACATTGCCGCTCAGACGAACTTGCTTTCATTGAATGCCGCCATTGAAGCGGCGCGGGCAGGCGAACATGGCCGCGGCTTTGATGTGGTCGCGAAAGAAGTGCGTAAGCTTTCGACGAAAGTGGAAGAATCCATCGGAGAGGTCCGTGAAAATATTGATAACATCACCAAAGAGATTTCCAATATCACAGCAGGGACTGAGCAGATCGGAAAAGATGTGGAAAGCAGTCAAACGCAGATCATCGAAGCTTCTGCGGGCTACAAGGAAGTCGTAGGTTCGGCGGAATCATTGAAGCGGGAAGCGGAAGCCTTGTCTGGCATCATTTGA